Genomic DNA from Trichoderma asperellum chromosome 5, complete sequence:
GAGTGACGCTTCGGTTATCTCCTTGAAGATATCTTGGTTGAAGAAAGCAGCGGCTCTTTTTGATAGGCCATCCTGGGTTTCTCCTGCACTGCCATCCAAGTCCGTCAAGAGTCCAGCCGCAGGGCCAgattcatcgtcgtcgtcagatgtgtcatcatcctcttcaagTTCGCTTGCGTCACTCTCCGCCTTCTCATCCGCTGAAAGGCCTTCCCActcgtcatcgccatgtTCCTTTCTCACCTTTTTCGCGCGATACTTGGCGTCCGTCTCCAGTTTCCGCTCTCTGTATTGTTCATACATAGCATCAAGATCTCTCTCTagatcatcttcttcgctgtCGCTTTCAACTGGATCTGCGGTAGCCGCCAGCGTCTCGTCTAGATTGCTATCTTTCGAGTTTGACACCACGGCCATTTTACCCCGAGAGAATCGGTTCATACCGTTTGTCTTGTCTATGCGCTTCAAGGAGAACATggctccttctccttgtGGCCCTGATTCTTCCATTCCAATATCCATAGGCGCCATCATGTTCAACTGCATTCTGATGATTTCCCggcgcttcttctcgttctctTTGCGcttctctcgcttcttcttagcATTCTCCGAGTCCTTCATTGCTTGTAATTCTTCCTGTATTCgcagctcttcatccattGATTCTACTCCCGCCACCTCCTCAGAGACGACAGGGGCTGCCGATTTCTTCGTTGAGAGACCGAAGATCTCTCGCACTCTTAATCTCCATTTGAGAAGCAATTTGAATTCTTTTCGCCCAAGGACCTTCAGATCGTCGCAGCACTGCCGGATCTCTGGAGTTGTTTCAGGAAGCTTATCCAGAGCAGCCAGCGCAATATCGCCATTGGGCGATTGAGCAAAGGAGAGTTTATTGGAAGAACCAAGAATTGCTATCGGATCGTTCGTCTGGATGAATGTGCTTGCAGAAACTTCTTTAAATTGTGTCCAATCGCCTTCCTCATAACCGTCACGCTTTCGCTTCTTCACTTCTGGGTTATAGACTTTGGCTTCGTTGTTTGGAGCGGCGCCAGAGAGCTCTGCAAAAACGGATCTTGGATCCAAGAAGCGAGGGTCAATGAATTTTGGCGCTTTGTATCCGCggcagacgacgaagatttcGGCCGAGACGTTTCGGGAAGACGGGGGCTTAGTAGCTTCGACCTTCGTGAATAGCTGGTTCAGAACCCATAGCAATGGGTTATAATCTTTCGATCTGAAAACCTTGGTTACAAACGTGCCTCCCTCCACGAGAAACTCGGTCGCCAGTTTCATAGACTGGAGCGCAAGCTCTGCTTGGTTGAAAGAGTCTTGAGCCCAAGCCGTACCGACATTCGGGGCACCATCGTGCAAAACTGTGTCCGCTTTCCATGTCTTGAGGTGTTGTCGGATAGTAGCACGACACTTTTCTGTAGTGATATCGCTTTGGAAGGTGATGACTCTAGGAATAGGCTTGATGGGCGCCAGGTCGACGCCAACAATCAAACTATTAACAGGCATAACCTCTGCAGCAACTTGGCACCATGACTAAG
This window encodes:
- the SPB1 gene encoding AdoMet-dependent rRNA methyltransferase spb1 (BUSCO:EOG092D0S6R), encoding MAIQKKHGKGRLDKWYKLAKEKGYRARAAFKLIQLNKKYGFLEKSKVLLDLCAAPGSWCQVAAEVMPVNSLIVGVDLAPIKPIPRVITFQSDITTEKCRATIRQHLKTWKADTVLHDGAPNVGTAWAQDSFNQAELALQSMKLATEFLVEGGTFVTKVFRSKDYNPLLWVLNQLFTKVEATKPPSSRNVSAEIFVVCRGYKAPKFIDPRFLDPRSVFAELSGAAPNNEAKVYNPEVKKRKRDGYEEGDWTQFKEVSASTFIQTNDPIAILGSSNKLSFAQSPNGDIALAALDKLPETTPEIRQCCDDLKVLGRKEFKLLLKWRLRVREIFGLSTKKSAAPVVSEEVAGVESMDEELRIQEELQAMKDSENAKKKREKRKENEKKRREIIRMQLNMMAPMDIGMEESGPQGEGAMFSLKRIDKTNGMNRFSRGKMAVVSNSKDSNLDETLAATADPVESDSEEDDLERDLDAMYEQYRERKLETDAKYRAKKVRKEHGDDEWEGLSADEKAESDASELEEDDDTSDDDDESGPAAGLLTDLDGSAGETQDGLSKRAAAFFNQDIFKEITEASLLGDNDTTVRAPGTKTRQQALPTEKATQSETQNGVASDDDESMDENGFEVVKAENDDWEEKEKRRSDGRLDIDIITAEAMTLAHQLATGQKTTHDAIDDGFNKRAFRDRDGLPEWFIDDEGKHDKPQKPITKAAATAIKEKLRAFNARPIKKVREAKARKKFKTAQRFEKLKKKSDMLAADEGMTEKEKAESISKLISKASKQKPRQPAKLVVAKGLNKGIQGRPKGVKGRYRIVDARMKKELRAQKRIQKRKK